A part of Salvelinus alpinus chromosome 23, SLU_Salpinus.1, whole genome shotgun sequence genomic DNA contains:
- the LOC139551390 gene encoding fibronectin type III domain-containing protein 7-like, giving the protein MPLFSIIGLCLCESPTNLLSPVPPAPAPCLPSSVQAQVDCGSDGAALLSWSYTDGANNYTLSANGVEGEAVSCTTQQNHCNVTGLSCGGHYNVTLTATNQECQITVPINASFDTRPCAPQHVAVDLTCGTQIADLSWEERSEVELYVSSATRWSDGAVQHCNSIGSTCHFTDLTCGETYSFTVTASANGCHSPPSNTVQINTEPCQPTGVTSQLLCNSEQFLLFWHPASGAALYMVTATGNLGYVEAFNTTNTSLSASLPCGQTYSVTLLGQDHRCDSQPSTPVTFKTAPCVPQVVETFVECEASMGSVSWMPSDGADTYTAIAIGRDTHTHPCVTNNTSCTWSNLHCGEEYTVHVTSGDDICTSSPGNSTIIHMAPCVPQDLVASLDCGMSMVYLNWNASEGAEKYLLAVYGTDGYFMERIVNTNLVQLPLLSCGKSYSMTVIAANQDCSSAPSGPADIQTWPCPPTAVYASLDCLSNIAMVTWEDSNGTDFYTATLETTDGQSQTCMSPTSLCGVPSLDCGRSYSVSVTASNLQCNSTHSIGSSLQTEMW; this is encoded by the exons ATGCCCCTGTTTTCAATAATAGGTCTCTGTCTATGTGAGTCCCCTACTAACCTTCTGTCCCCTGTTCCCCCTGCCCCAGCCCCATGTCTCCCCAGCAGTGTGCAGGCCCAGGTGGACTGTGGGAGCGATGGCGCCGCCCTGCTGTCCTGGAGCTACACTGATGGAGCCAACAACTATACCCTGTCTGCCAATGGTGTGGAGGGCGAGGCAGTCTCCTGCACCACCCAGCAGAACCACTGTAATGTCACGGGTCTGTCCTGCGGGGGACACTATAACGTCACACTCACCGCCACCAACCAGGAGTGTCAGATCACTGTCCCCATCAACGCCAGCTTCGACACAC GTCCGTGCGCGCCCCAGCATGTTGCTGTAGACTTGACATGTGGCACCCAGATAGCCGACCTGTCCTGGGAGGAGAGGTCGGAGGTGGAGCTGTATGTGTCTAGCGCCACCAGGTGGTCAGATGGGGCAGTGCAGCACTGTAACTCCATTGGCTCTACCTGTCACTTCACTGACCTGACCTGTGGAGAAACCTACAGCTTCACTGTGACCGCAAGCGCCAACGGCTGCCACAGCCCACCCAGCAACACTGTTCAGATTAACACAG agcCATGCCAGCCTACAGGTGTTACCTCCCAGCTGTTGTGTAACAGCGAGCAGTTCCTCCTCTTCTGGCACCCGGCCAGCGGCGCGGCGCTCTACATGGTCACCGCCACAGGGAACCTGGGATACGTGGAGGCCTTCAACACCACCAACACCTCCCTTTCGGCCTCGCTGCCCTGCGGACAGACCTACAGTGTCACTCTGCTGGGCCAGGACCATCGCTGTGACAGCCAGCCCAGCACCCCCGTCACCTTCAAAACTG ctcccTGTGTGCCCCAGGTAGTTGAGACCTTTGTAGAGTGTGAGGCCAGCATGGGCTCAGTGAGCTGGATGCCCAGTGACGGTGCCGACACCTACACGGCCATAGCCATCGGAcgggacacgcacacacacccgtGTGTCACCAACAACACCTCCTGCACATGGAGCAACCTGCATTGTGGGGAGGAGTACACCGTCCATGTGACGTCAGGGGACGATATCTGCACCAGCTCACCTGGCAACAGCACCATCATCCATATGG CTCCGTGTGTGCCCCAGGACTTGGTAGCCAGTCTGGACTGTGGGATGAGTATGGTCTATCTGAACTGGAATGCCAGTGAGGGGGCAGAGAAGTACCTGTTGGCAGTGTATGGCACCGACGGGTACTTCATGGAGAGAATTGTCAACACCAACCTTGTCCAACTCCCTCTGCTTTCCTGTGGCAAGAGCTATAGTATGACTGTCATCGCTGCCAACCAGGACTGCAGCAGCGCCCCTAGTGGCCCGGCTGACATACAGACGT GGCCCTGCCCACCTACTGCAGTCTACGCCTCCTTGGACTGCCTCTCCAACATCGCCATGGTTACCTGGGAGGACAGTAACGGGACGGACTTCTACACTGCCACCCTGGAGACCACCGACGGCCAGTCACAGACCTGCATGTCCCCCACCAGCCTATGCGGCGTGCCCAGCCTGGATTGTGGGCGGAGCTACTCTGTGTCCGTCACAGCCTCCAACCTGCAGTGTAACTCCACCCATAGCATAGGCTCCAGTCtgcagacag AAATGTGGTAA